From one bacterium genomic stretch:
- the rsmH gene encoding 16S rRNA (cytosine(1402)-N(4))-methyltransferase RsmH has product MGQEVVNWLVTDPYGLYADFTIGGGGHSKLIAGALRETGKICGLDRDPDAIAEVRLNLPEVKELWNIRFSEAESKLLSRFGASFSGVLLDLGVSSHQLDDVKRGFSYRLDGPLDLRMSKSHGETAAQLLARMTETDLKGIFKSFGEDPQAGRIARAVARAQRDEPIETTGRLAEVVRSAVPSTAHKSLPRVFQALRIAVNRELEELVSGLNAGWTLLKPGGRLVVLTYHSLEDRPVKRFMQGLVHPPSSLIPFPEAQVSRPKGKYPVRGPLLPTPQEIADNPRSRSAKLRVIEKLP; this is encoded by the coding sequence ATGGGCCAAGAGGTGGTCAATTGGTTAGTCACTGACCCATACGGACTCTATGCCGATTTCACGATCGGCGGGGGCGGGCACTCAAAGCTAATTGCCGGAGCTCTCCGCGAGACGGGTAAGATTTGCGGCCTTGACCGGGACCCAGATGCGATTGCGGAAGTGCGGTTGAATCTGCCGGAAGTCAAAGAACTCTGGAATATACGATTCTCAGAGGCAGAGAGCAAGCTTCTTTCACGTTTTGGCGCGAGTTTTTCCGGCGTGCTGTTGGATCTTGGAGTTTCTTCCCATCAACTCGACGATGTAAAAAGAGGATTCAGCTACCGTCTGGACGGTCCACTGGATCTTCGAATGTCCAAGTCCCATGGAGAGACAGCAGCGCAGCTTCTTGCCCGGATGACCGAAACGGACCTAAAAGGGATTTTTAAGTCATTCGGCGAGGATCCCCAAGCAGGCAGAATCGCACGAGCCGTTGCCCGAGCCCAGCGAGACGAACCAATCGAAACAACGGGTCGACTTGCTGAGGTCGTAAGAAGCGCCGTTCCGTCCACTGCACATAAGTCACTGCCGCGCGTTTTCCAGGCATTGAGGATCGCAGTGAATCGCGAACTTGAAGAACTTGTCTCGGGGTTGAACGCGGGCTGGACCCTTTTGAAGCCTGGTGGACGTCTGGTTGTATTGACCTACCATTCACTCGAAGACCGGCCGGTAAAACGCTTCATGCAGGGACTGGTGCATCCACCATCCTCGCTCATACCTTTTCCGGAGGCACAAGTTTCCCGTCCAAAAGGTAAATACCCGGTCCGCGGGCCTCTCCTTCCAACTCCTCAAGAAATTGCCGATAACCCGCGGTCACGAAGCGCCAAGCTTCGAGTAATTGAAAAACTTCCCTAA
- a CDS encoding phospho-N-acetylmuramoyl-pentapeptide-transferase produces the protein MLYHLLVPLRDEIIGANLFRYLTFRSALAAVLGLLISFLVGPWLIRKLKSHQIGEEIRQDGPQTHLSKSGTPTMGGLMILAAVAIPTLLLANLTNFYVLLTLLAFLWMGAIGFWDDYLKTVKKKKAGLVARQKLVAQVGLGLIIGFFILNYSHLFGQNFHQNVTQTTVPFVKHVMFDFGWFFPIVVMIVITGSSNGTNLTDGLDGLAIGVTSIAAAAFAVMSYVTGNVNFSNYLNIIYLDGAGELTIFCSALLGAGLGFLWYNSYPAQVFMGDTGALALGSALGTMSVLLKKEFFLIVIGGIFVAEALSVILQRGYFKYTKRKFGLGKRIFRMAPLHHHFEQQGLHETKVVVRFWIVQVLLVLISLTMFKVR, from the coding sequence ATGCTATATCATCTTCTCGTTCCACTTCGAGATGAGATAATTGGGGCGAATCTGTTTCGTTACCTGACGTTTCGATCGGCTCTCGCTGCGGTTCTGGGACTTTTGATCTCCTTTCTCGTCGGGCCATGGCTTATCCGCAAACTGAAGTCGCATCAAATAGGCGAAGAAATCCGCCAGGATGGCCCGCAAACGCATCTCAGCAAATCTGGCACGCCCACGATGGGCGGACTTATGATTCTGGCTGCCGTCGCGATTCCGACATTGCTACTCGCAAACCTCACGAATTTCTATGTTTTGTTAACATTGCTTGCTTTTCTGTGGATGGGAGCAATCGGTTTCTGGGATGATTATCTGAAGACAGTAAAGAAGAAAAAAGCCGGACTTGTGGCGCGGCAAAAGCTCGTTGCACAAGTTGGATTAGGATTAATCATTGGATTCTTTATTCTGAACTACTCTCATCTTTTCGGACAGAACTTTCATCAAAATGTGACCCAAACAACTGTTCCATTCGTAAAGCACGTTATGTTCGACTTCGGATGGTTTTTCCCGATTGTCGTAATGATCGTGATCACCGGCTCGTCAAATGGCACGAACTTGACCGACGGACTGGATGGACTCGCGATCGGTGTAACATCTATCGCGGCGGCCGCATTCGCAGTAATGAGTTATGTCACAGGAAACGTTAACTTCTCCAATTACTTGAACATAATATACCTTGATGGCGCTGGTGAATTAACGATCTTCTGTTCTGCGCTACTTGGTGCCGGACTTGGCTTCTTGTGGTATAACAGCTATCCTGCTCAGGTCTTTATGGGTGACACCGGAGCACTGGCACTCGGCTCAGCACTTGGAACGATGTCGGTTCTGCTCAAGAAGGAGTTCTTTCTCATCGTAATCGGCGGCATTTTTGTGGCGGAAGCACTGAGTGTTATTCTGCAGCGAGGTTACTTCAAGTACACGAAACGCAAATTCGGGCTTGGGAAGAGAATCTTTCGAATGGCTCCATTGCATCACCACTTTGAGCAACAGGGTTTGCACGAGACAAAGGTCGTCGTTAGATTCTGGATTGTCCAGGTCCTGCTCGTCCTGATAAGCCTGACAATGTTCAAGGTCCGTTGA
- a CDS encoding UDP-N-acetylmuramoyl-L-alanyl-D-glutamate--2,6-diaminopimelate ligase gives MPRLIEVVREVRGTLLDADGSENVTGVSYDSRSVSQGEIFAAINGFKTNGTSFVGEALAKGAIAILCDRHAEFQSAVPRIVVDNTRVALAQAAWMLAGNPHKSLKLIGVTGTNGKTTITNALAQLLNLCGHPTGVTGTLGMIFDDHKFDSDRTTAEAPDLARVFSSMVQSGATHVAMEATSIGLHLHRLDCLTFEVGVFSNLTRDHLDFHETWENYRQAKGLLFSPEKLAGTGIVNVDDPEAEYFLSLARGRCITYGIQTVADFLASEIDLSTSGSKFRLHAREVVFQVQTSLIGKFNVYNVLAVIAGASALGIPLGEIVSKLPQIRPVRGRAEIVPSTAGFDVIVDYAHTPDALEKILSTIRELTKNRLICVIGAGGDRDRGKRPFMAQVAESYADLIYLTSDNPRTEDPESILRDLMSGIRSASKARVIENRKEAIRGALRSASNHDVVVIAGKGHETYQEIRGVKHPFDDREVVLEWLNENGLGQ, from the coding sequence ATGCCTCGACTAATTGAAGTCGTACGAGAAGTCAGGGGCACGCTGCTTGACGCTGATGGATCCGAGAATGTCACAGGAGTTAGTTACGACTCGCGTTCAGTGTCTCAGGGGGAGATATTTGCCGCGATAAACGGGTTCAAAACCAATGGAACAAGCTTTGTCGGAGAGGCGCTTGCCAAAGGCGCCATTGCAATTCTCTGCGATCGCCATGCCGAATTCCAGTCAGCAGTACCGCGCATAGTCGTTGACAATACGAGAGTCGCTTTGGCACAGGCTGCTTGGATGCTTGCCGGCAATCCACACAAATCGTTGAAGTTGATCGGCGTGACGGGCACAAATGGCAAAACGACGATTACAAATGCGCTTGCGCAACTGCTAAACCTTTGTGGTCATCCGACAGGGGTAACTGGCACTCTTGGAATGATCTTCGACGATCACAAGTTCGATAGTGATCGCACGACCGCAGAGGCACCGGACTTGGCACGAGTGTTTTCCTCAATGGTCCAGAGTGGTGCGACGCATGTCGCGATGGAAGCGACTTCAATTGGCCTTCACCTCCACCGTCTGGATTGCCTGACGTTTGAAGTAGGCGTCTTCTCGAATCTGACTCGAGACCACCTGGACTTTCACGAAACATGGGAAAACTACCGACAAGCAAAAGGACTGTTGTTTAGTCCAGAGAAGCTGGCAGGTACTGGCATTGTCAACGTGGATGACCCGGAAGCGGAGTATTTCCTCTCTCTTGCCCGGGGCAGATGCATAACATATGGAATACAGACTGTCGCGGACTTTCTTGCCAGCGAAATCGATTTGAGCACAAGCGGATCCAAGTTCCGGTTGCATGCACGAGAAGTTGTTTTTCAGGTACAGACCTCCCTTATCGGAAAATTTAATGTTTACAATGTGCTTGCCGTAATTGCAGGTGCTTCAGCCCTTGGCATTCCTCTTGGTGAAATCGTTTCGAAACTTCCGCAGATCCGACCGGTCAGAGGCCGGGCCGAAATCGTTCCCTCAACCGCCGGTTTTGATGTGATAGTTGACTATGCTCATACACCGGATGCCTTGGAAAAGATACTCTCAACAATTAGAGAGTTGACAAAGAACAGGTTAATCTGTGTAATTGGCGCGGGCGGTGACCGTGATCGGGGGAAACGTCCATTCATGGCACAAGTAGCGGAATCCTATGCCGACCTCATCTATCTTACTTCTGACAATCCGCGAACTGAAGACCCGGAATCAATACTCCGCGATTTGATGTCAGGAATTCGAAGTGCTTCGAAGGCAAGAGTGATAGAAAACCGCAAAGAAGCAATAAGAGGGGCGTTGCGTAGTGCAAGCAACCACGACGTCGTTGTAATTGCCGGCAAAGGGCACGAAACTTATCAGGAGATTCGCGGTGTCAAGCATCCGTTTGACGACCGCGAAGTCGTGCTTGAATGGTTGAATGAGAATGGACTTGGCCAATGA
- the murF gene encoding UDP-N-acetylmuramoyl-tripeptide--D-alanyl-D-alanine ligase, which yields MTLPTLGWLVEIFRSRAIVTPDSALRICFDSRKLNAGEVFWAIEGRRDGHSFVETALQQGAAAAVVRAGFHLKNPELSTKLIHVENTSRALGEAARSWREKLSCNVVGLTGSVGKTTTKDFVIAALSSKFRASATNANFNNEIGVPLTVLETPLESLHLVCEMGAAKRGDIKHLCEIAKPDCGLVTAIGEAHLESFGSIEMVRVTKKELYDYVAETGRAFVPTSDANCVAASMHCRSKFGYGFESAPVGWKGEFLQGVNLRFDEFVRPSFEIRGENVSLAIPGQAAAQAALAAAAISLSFGVHAKDAARALSTAVPSPGRAILKRTSSLVIIDDSYNANPSSMKSAIETLSKFRTGRKVAILGDMLELGEATERSHKDMFDLLTRSGISDVSLVGENFAAVAPKGTLSFKLHLYPDSQSAAQSILEIVKPGDTVLVKGSRGIALEQVVRRLEEVYQ from the coding sequence ATGACTTTGCCGACCCTTGGCTGGCTGGTTGAAATATTCCGGTCCCGCGCTATAGTCACCCCTGATTCTGCACTCAGAATATGTTTTGACAGCCGAAAACTTAACGCTGGAGAAGTTTTCTGGGCAATTGAGGGAAGGCGTGACGGGCACAGTTTCGTGGAGACGGCGTTGCAGCAGGGTGCGGCAGCCGCCGTAGTAAGAGCAGGATTTCATCTCAAGAATCCCGAACTGTCTACAAAGCTCATTCATGTTGAGAATACCTCAAGGGCGTTAGGCGAAGCGGCAAGAAGTTGGCGTGAAAAACTCTCCTGTAACGTTGTTGGACTCACAGGCTCCGTTGGAAAGACGACAACGAAGGACTTCGTAATTGCTGCTCTAAGTTCAAAGTTCAGGGCGAGTGCCACGAACGCGAATTTTAACAATGAGATTGGGGTACCACTGACGGTCCTCGAGACACCGCTTGAATCGCTGCATCTGGTTTGTGAAATGGGCGCAGCAAAGCGAGGCGACATAAAACACTTATGTGAAATCGCCAAACCGGATTGCGGACTTGTAACCGCCATCGGAGAAGCTCATCTCGAATCTTTCGGATCAATTGAGATGGTAAGAGTAACAAAGAAGGAGCTATACGATTATGTGGCCGAAACTGGGAGGGCTTTTGTCCCGACAAGCGACGCAAATTGTGTCGCGGCAAGTATGCACTGTCGTTCCAAGTTCGGCTACGGTTTCGAGTCTGCTCCTGTTGGCTGGAAAGGTGAGTTTTTGCAGGGTGTGAATCTCCGTTTTGACGAGTTTGTACGCCCAAGTTTCGAGATTCGTGGTGAGAATGTAAGTCTGGCAATTCCCGGCCAAGCAGCGGCACAGGCAGCGCTGGCGGCTGCAGCAATCTCCTTGTCGTTTGGTGTTCATGCGAAAGACGCTGCAAGGGCACTTTCCACTGCCGTTCCGTCACCGGGACGTGCCATTCTAAAGCGCACGTCTTCGCTTGTGATCATTGATGACAGCTACAATGCCAACCCGTCGAGTATGAAGTCCGCGATTGAGACATTGAGCAAGTTTCGAACGGGCAGAAAAGTCGCTATTCTCGGTGACATGCTTGAACTTGGGGAAGCAACGGAACGTTCGCACAAGGATATGTTCGATTTATTAACGAGATCCGGTATTTCCGACGTTTCTCTTGTGGGAGAGAATTTCGCTGCTGTTGCTCCAAAGGGCACACTGAGTTTCAAACTGCACCTGTATCCCGATTCTCAGTCTGCAGCTCAGTCAATTCTCGAAATCGTCAAGCCGGGTGACACAGTATTGGTGAAAGGATCCCGCGGAATTGCCCTTGAGCAAGTTGTACGGCGACTCGAAGAGGTATATCAGTAA